Sequence from the Theropithecus gelada isolate Dixy chromosome 20, Tgel_1.0, whole genome shotgun sequence genome:
CATGCCAGAGGCCACCAGGCGGTGGTCCTCACCCCGGAGGTGAAAATGCACATCAAAGAAGAGAACTTTTTCACCCTGACAACCTATGCCATTCCGTGGACCCAGGATGAATTTGATCGTCTTGTGCTGGGCCACACTCAACTGTACTTTGAAACAGAACattttctgaagacattttctaaaagcatggcaattttgaaaaatatgtcttTGGTCTTTCATAGGTCTTGTGTGGAGCTACTGCATAATGAGACCCTAATGAGGCACCTGAATGCTACTTCCTTTGATGTGGTTTTAATAGACCCCATTTACCTCTGTGGGGTGGTGCTGGCTAAGTACTTGTCAATTCCTGCTGTGTTTTTTTTAAGGAACATTCCATGCGATTTAGACTTTAAGGGCACACAGTGTCCAAATCCTTACTCCTATATTCCTAAGTTATTAACAACCAATTCAGATCACATGACATTCCTGCAAAGGGTCAAGAACATGCTCTATCCTCTGGCCCTGTCCTACATTTGCGATGCTCTTTCTGCCCCTTATGCAAGCCTTGCCTCTGAGCTTTTTCAGAGAGAGGTGTCAGTGGTGGATCTTCTCAGCCATGCATCCGTGTGGCTGTTCCGAGGGGACTTTGTGATGGACTACCCCAGGCCGATCATGCCCAACATGGTCTTCATTGGGGGCATCAACTGTGCCAACAGGAAGCCACTATCTCAGGTTGGTGTTCGTGCCTTCATCCAATCAATGTTCCAagcaaaacacttttttaaaaaatgtgtttacttaCAATTGCCTCTATATCTACTTCTCTTTCCAGGGCTTTTATTTCTGCTTGTTGTCATGATAGTCTTCCATGAGATAAACTGTTAAGGGGTCTCTAGTAGGGTATTTCAGGTTTTAAATGGTCACTgagaggaagaagaggcagaCACGAATGTTTGTCAAAGGATGGGCAAGGACTGGTGTGACTCATGGAGACTGTTCGTTTGTAAAGGCACCATAGTCATGGTTGTGCATGCCCTTCATTGGGCAGGAGCAGGGACACTCTACATTGAGAATTGACCCATCCTGGattttttgtttgcatatttttcaGGGGAAAGATGATACAACAGCAAATTACAATAGTTAACGTGATAATTTTTAGTGGTCCCATCTTGCAAAAGATAGAGAGGTGACCACAGGAGACCTAAGCACTCACAGGAAGTAGAAGTGTCAAAGAGGTTGACTCAGTTCAGTGGAAGTAGGGCAATGAAAGTGGGATGTCTGTCTGTGATTATGGAATTACACACGGAATTCAGTTTCCAGAGAGGGATCTGTGCTAATAAAAGATTATCTGTTCAGGATTTGGGGTCTGGTGCATGACGTGCGGACATCTCAGATTTTGGAAGGAATAGTGATGGTTGCAGGTCAAATGGGTCTTCTACTTGGAATGCTGAAATTATCAAGAAATTGTGGAAGGGACTAGGGAGGAGATAAACTGTGAGTGTATAAGCCCAGTAACCTGGGGACAGTAATGAATGGACATGTGTCCAACAAGGAAAGCATTTCTCAGGAGAGGCTGATCACATCACCAAACCCACCCTATCCCACTCCAAGTTTCTATAGTGGGATCTACTCCTTTACCAAACATTTCAAAGGCAGCTTTCATTATTCCAGAATATTTGGGGTTCATTGATATGAATTCAGCCTTTTTATGTCATATTCACCGAATGCATATGAACTTCCATAACTTTAgatccttttgtatttttatttctgtaattcttTTTATTAACATAGGTATTATTGCAAAATACtcttaagtttcattttttaaatcaaactgCATGATGTTTTTTTTATTGGTGATTTTCCCTCTTATGCAGTGTAGTTATTCAATTATAAAATATGGGTTTATTAGATttgtaaaaatgttgaaaaatggGATGGCATTTAAATAGTGACTCTTGcccttttcttccagtttttcaaTGTGAACATATTCTCCAGTGTTAACTACATTGCTCAAATCTTCACTGTTATCTCAGTGGAGCAGAACAAATTGGGAACTGTGGCACAGATCACTCTTGCTATGCCCCTTAGAGAATTCCACATCAACAAGGCTAATTTTTGAGTATGGTAAAGAACAGGTGAATGTATGCAATAGTGAGGCCACTGACTCTTTCCCAGCATGAGGTCACACTAGatttaatatggtttggctctgtgtccccgccaaatctcaacttgaattgtaatccccatcaTCCCCACTGGTCAAggatgggacctggtgggagatgattggatcatgggggcagttttccacCTGCTGCCCTCATcatagtgagttcttatgagatctgatggttttataaggagcccTTATCCCTTCACTTGCaagctcttcctctctctttcttgcttgccACTATATAAGACATGGCTTTGCGTCTCTCTCACCTTCTGCCaggattataagtttcctgaggcccccacagcaacatggaactgtgagtcaattaaagctctttcctttataaatgacccagtcttgggtttgtctttatagcagtgtgagaatggactaatacagtaaattggtgccatggagagtggggtactgctataaagatacttgaaaatgtgcaagtgactttggaactgggtaacaggcagaggttggaacagtttggagagctcagaagaagacaggaagatgtgggaaagtttggaacttcctagaggcttgttgaatggttttgaccaaaatgttgataatgttgtggacaatgaagtccaggctgagtgtcagatggagatgaggaacttgttgggaactggagcaaaggtcactcttactgtgctttagcaaagagactggtggcattttttcccctgccctagagatctgtggaactatgaacttgagagagatgatctgaaattggaatttaggtttaaaagggaagcagaccatacaagtttggaaaatttgcagactgacCATGTGgtataaaagaaaaacccattttctagggagaaattcaagccagctgcagaaatacTGGCTAAAGAAATTTCCATAAATAAGGAGGAGCCAAATATTAATCGCCAAGACAATGTGGAAAATGGCTTCAGGGCAtatcagagacctttgcagcagaccctcccatcacaggcctggaggcctaggaaggaaaaatggttttgtgggctgggtcTAGGCCCccccgtgctgtgtgcagcctcaggacttggtgccctgtgtcccagtgactctagccatggctaaaaggggccaaggtacagctcaggctgttgcttc
This genomic interval carries:
- the LOC112614480 gene encoding UDP-glucuronosyltransferase 1-3-like gives rise to the protein MATGPQVPLLWLATGLLLLLSVQPWAESGKVLVVPTDGSHWLSMREAVRELHARGHQAVVLTPEVKMHIKEENFFTLTTYAIPWTQDEFDRLVLGHTQLYFETEHFLKTFSKSMAILKNMSLVFHRSCVELLHNETLMRHLNATSFDVVLIDPIYLCGVVLAKYLSIPAVFFLRNIPCDLDFKGTQCPNPYSYIPKLLTTNSDHMTFLQRVKNMLYPLALSYICDALSAPYASLASELFQREVSVVDLLSHASVWLFRGDFVMDYPRPIMPNMVFIGGINCANRKPLSQFFNVNIFSSVNYIAQIFTVISVEQNKLGTVAQITLAMPLREFHINKANF